A stretch of the Adhaeribacter swui genome encodes the following:
- a CDS encoding DUF6527 family protein, giving the protein MRHKFVENIPEKLEKEIVYISITYSTVAHLCACGCKNEVFTPLSPTDWKLTFDGESVSLYPSIGNWSFACKSHYWIKNNVVEWSKSWTKKQIDAGRFQDRVDKVEYYSSKSKESKIELKEVEEKYESTPSETSFWSKLKKLFNNA; this is encoded by the coding sequence ATGAGGCATAAGTTTGTAGAGAATATTCCGGAAAAACTGGAGAAAGAAATAGTTTACATTTCCATAACGTATAGCACTGTGGCACACTTATGTGCCTGCGGTTGTAAGAATGAGGTATTTACCCCTCTTTCTCCAACAGATTGGAAATTAACGTTCGACGGTGAGTCGGTTTCTCTCTATCCTTCTATTGGAAATTGGAGTTTTGCCTGCAAATCACATTATTGGATAAAAAATAATGTAGTAGAGTGGTCCAAGTCGTGGACTAAGAAGCAAATCGATGCCGGCAGGTTTCAAGACCGAGTTGATAAAGTAGAATACTACAGTAGCAAAAGTAAAGAGTCAAAAATTGAGCTGAAGGAAGTTGAAGAAAAATATGAAAGTACTCCTTCTGAAACAAGTTTCTGGTCTAAGCTGAAAAAGCTGTTTAATAATGCTTGA
- a CDS encoding PDDEXK nuclease domain-containing protein, protein MQQERFSEIIALIQQARNNAIQTVNSELINLYWLVGQHINQRLANASWGEKTIDELAKHLKTYHSELKGFNRRGLYRMKQFYETYSTSKVVSSPLAPLKNFQQPTNAIVSSVMTQLENRGIRNTLLTQISWTHHLILLARTKTDEEREYYLRLCIQEKYSVRELERQINSGVFERAMLGNQNPPPAIKELKQDISNVFKDSYVFEFLNIPEPHNEGTLQKALVTQMKSFILELGRDFLFVGQEYRLQVGNSDFFIDLLFYHRGLQCLVAFELKADKFKPAHLGQLNFYLEALDRDVKKEKENPSIGILLCKDKDSEVVEYALSRNLSPALVAEYRTQLPDKELLQQKLHLLFKYGGE, encoded by the coding sequence ATGCAACAGGAAAGGTTTTCTGAAATTATTGCTCTTATTCAACAAGCCCGTAATAATGCTATTCAAACAGTTAACTCTGAATTAATCAATCTATATTGGTTAGTTGGGCAACATATAAATCAGCGCTTAGCCAATGCTAGCTGGGGAGAAAAAACTATTGATGAGCTGGCAAAGCACCTTAAAACCTACCATTCGGAACTGAAAGGTTTTAATCGGCGGGGATTATACCGGATGAAACAATTTTATGAAACGTATTCCACTAGCAAAGTTGTGTCATCACCGCTAGCTCCACTAAAAAATTTTCAACAACCAACTAATGCAATTGTGTCATCAGTGATGACACAATTAGAAAATAGAGGTATTAGGAATACTCTCCTTACCCAAATCAGCTGGACCCATCACCTCATTTTATTGGCGAGAACGAAGACAGATGAAGAACGGGAATACTATTTACGGCTTTGCATACAGGAAAAATACAGTGTACGAGAGTTAGAAAGACAAATAAACAGTGGGGTTTTTGAGCGAGCTATGCTGGGAAACCAAAACCCGCCTCCAGCTATAAAGGAGTTAAAGCAGGATATTAGCAATGTTTTTAAAGATAGCTATGTTTTTGAATTCTTGAATATTCCGGAACCACATAATGAAGGCACCTTACAAAAAGCATTAGTAACTCAGATGAAAAGCTTTATCCTGGAATTAGGAAGGGATTTCCTTTTTGTAGGGCAAGAATACCGCTTACAAGTAGGAAATAGTGATTTCTTTATTGATTTACTTTTCTACCATCGGGGTTTACAATGCTTAGTTGCCTTTGAGTTAAAAGCCGATAAATTTAAGCCGGCGCATTTAGGGCAGCTTAATTTTTATCTGGAAGCCTTAGACCGGGATGTAAAGAAAGAAAAAGAGAATCCTAGCATTGGCATTTTGCTTTGTAAGGATAAAGATAGTGAAGTAGTGGAATATGCTTTGAGTCGAAACCTTTCTCCAGCATTAGTAGCGGAGTATCGAACGCAATTACCCGATAAAGAACTGCTCCAACAAAAATTACACCTGCTGTTTAAATATGGGGGAGAATAG
- a CDS encoding ArsR/SmtB family transcription factor, translating into MKEANNSCIRVFADTDHIKTCKTRMEKVSETIQTLASALSLAGNEVRLKILFLLYEEQNLCVCDLSDVLGMNVSAISQHLRKLKDGNLIKSKKTGQTIFYFLNPENAPLFQTYFALIEKDEINNTVA; encoded by the coding sequence ATGAAAGAAGCTAATAATAGCTGTATCCGGGTATTTGCCGATACCGACCATATAAAAACCTGTAAGACCCGCATGGAAAAAGTAAGCGAAACAATTCAAACTTTAGCCAGTGCCCTGAGCTTGGCAGGTAATGAAGTACGCTTGAAAATTCTGTTTCTACTCTACGAAGAACAAAACTTGTGCGTCTGCGATTTAAGCGATGTATTGGGTATGAATGTTTCGGCTATCTCCCAGCACCTGCGGAAATTAAAAGATGGTAACCTTATTAAATCCAAGAAAACAGGACAAACCATATTCTACTTCCTAAATCCAGAGAATGCTCCTTTATTTCAGACTTATTTTGCTTTAATCGAGAAAGATGAAATTAATAATACCGTAGCATGA
- the merTP gene encoding mercuric transport protein MerTP translates to MKTKQFRNKQLVGAGVLTAFAASLCCITPVLALLGGISGVAATFSWMEPFRPYFISLTIALLAYVWYQKLKQRAPIDCDCETNSKPNFMQTKIFLGLITAFTLLMLTFPNYAKIFNATPKKLLVPSILQDNTKTQTAEFKITGMTCEACTLHVAKEVNKVAGILDLQVSYVNANALVKFDKSKTTLQEVQKAIKLTGYKLTETKIKQ, encoded by the coding sequence ATGAAGACTAAACAATTTAGGAACAAACAATTAGTAGGTGCCGGTGTTCTGACTGCCTTTGCAGCCTCACTTTGCTGTATTACTCCGGTACTGGCCTTATTGGGTGGTATTAGCGGTGTAGCAGCTACCTTCTCATGGATGGAGCCTTTCCGACCTTATTTTATTAGTTTAACAATAGCTTTATTAGCTTATGTATGGTATCAGAAATTAAAGCAACGAGCACCGATAGACTGTGATTGTGAAACAAACTCTAAACCTAATTTCATGCAAACTAAAATTTTCCTTGGCCTTATAACGGCATTTACTCTCTTGATGCTCACCTTTCCGAATTACGCCAAAATATTTAATGCAACTCCTAAAAAGCTACTTGTCCCAAGTATTTTACAAGACAACACGAAGACCCAAACAGCCGAATTTAAAATAACGGGCATGACCTGTGAGGCGTGTACTTTGCACGTTGCTAAGGAGGTAAACAAAGTTGCTGGAATTTTAGATTTACAAGTTTCTTACGTGAATGCGAATGCCCTAGTGAAATTTGATAAATCGAAAACCACCCTTCAGGAGGTACAAAAGGCTATTAAATTAACGGGTTATAAGCTGACAGAAACAAAAATTAAGCAATAA
- a CDS encoding GDCCVxC domain-containing (seleno)protein — protein MEILTASTITCPECGYSKEEEMPTNACKYFYECENCHTVLKPQPGDCCVFCSYGSVKCPPIQQHSSCC, from the coding sequence ATGGAAATTCTAACCGCTTCCACAATTACCTGTCCGGAATGCGGATACAGTAAAGAAGAAGAAATGCCTACTAATGCGTGTAAGTACTTCTATGAATGTGAAAACTGCCATACGGTATTAAAACCTCAACCAGGTGATTGTTGTGTGTTTTGCAGCTATGGCTCGGTTAAATGTCCTCCTATTCAGCAGCATAGTTCGTGTTGTTAG
- a CDS encoding metal-sensing transcriptional repressor, which translates to MLQKDLIKDVKTRLNTIKGQVEGIIKMLDNDKDPEQIRLQFKATSKALENAELLLLDETFRKSLAAKIFETIKSCPGDCGQEEIIERLRRQFPDLGDDELTDKMKEIQYVSDQVKKNQENK; encoded by the coding sequence ATGTTACAGAAGGACTTAATAAAGGATGTTAAAACCCGCTTAAACACCATAAAAGGCCAGGTAGAAGGCATTATTAAAATGCTGGATAATGACAAAGACCCGGAACAAATACGTTTGCAATTCAAAGCTACCAGCAAAGCTTTGGAAAATGCGGAGTTGTTACTTTTAGACGAAACTTTTAGAAAATCTTTAGCAGCAAAAATATTTGAGACCATAAAAAGTTGCCCGGGAGATTGTGGGCAGGAAGAAATAATTGAAAGGTTGAGAAGGCAGTTTCCTGACTTAGGTGATGATGAGCTGACTGATAAGATGAAAGAAATTCAGTACGTTTCTGACCAGGTTAAAAAAAATCAAGAGAATAAGTAA
- a CDS encoding heavy metal translocating P-type ATPase produces MSVETALKKYPGVNSVMVNLVHGIVLVEADMARMSREKLAEAVEKLGYNVSATEVQQYKTDEDLFELIKQRGTIGMVLSVIDLLVDPINIFALPAQYRAWFSFAVAAFVLLWVGYPVLRKTLMAISQRVINANVLLSAGAWGSFIIGTLALFDPSWPNFLPVAAWLMSLHLFFAYFKLDTRKKASEAVRKLLSLQPPKARVMRGNQLLEVLTNEVTIGEVVEVRPGERLPLDGMVVEGVASVDESSFTGESVPVTKEKGSSVIGGTLNLDGALQVQVTKKGADSFLSQIVRLMSQIAERKPPIELLADRLMNYYGPVVFIVAGIAFTAWALVTGNYNQATLALITTIIMGYPCALGITTPMLAAIAGGKGISIGLLVKASEVFHGLSTIDTLVFDKTGTLTYGRPTVTDVETFGLDQQQVLALAAAVEKQSEHPLGQAIHFYAQREGVINLTVNGFRATPGKGVQATVDGKEVLAGKPSFIAERGIALNPEVTARIQVLSSQGKTVTTLAYDGKVVGLLSLQDTPRRGAENVIAVLRKRGVRTVMLTGDTQPVAEAIGRKLGFDEVRAELLPADKVAAIESLQKQNRKVAMVGDGINDAPALAQSDVGIAIGAGTDVAIESAGVILIGDRLEDVVNALILGKASYRTLTSNVMIAVLFNFVGMVLAALGLITPLLAISVMILSIFAILLNTLRIRNIKLERATEAKPEALAQVEFSVPNMVCEGCAGAISTTLKGLSGVQEVKPKISQKHVYVSYEPGKVGQEQLKEALKNSGFTAIEV; encoded by the coding sequence ATGAGTGTAGAAACAGCGCTTAAAAAATATCCCGGGGTTAACAGCGTGATGGTAAACTTGGTACACGGCATTGTCCTGGTAGAAGCCGACATGGCCCGCATGAGCCGGGAAAAGTTAGCGGAGGCAGTCGAGAAGCTGGGCTATAACGTCTCTGCCACCGAAGTACAGCAATACAAAACCGACGAAGATCTATTTGAATTAATTAAACAACGGGGTACCATTGGAATGGTGCTCTCGGTAATTGATTTACTCGTTGATCCCATTAATATTTTCGCTCTCCCTGCCCAATATCGCGCTTGGTTTAGTTTTGCCGTAGCTGCCTTTGTACTGCTCTGGGTAGGTTATCCAGTGCTACGTAAAACCTTAATGGCGATTAGTCAGCGGGTGATAAATGCGAATGTGTTGCTTTCTGCTGGAGCTTGGGGTTCCTTCATCATTGGTACGTTGGCTCTATTTGATCCTAGCTGGCCTAACTTCTTACCCGTAGCAGCCTGGTTAATGTCGCTGCACTTATTCTTTGCTTATTTCAAATTAGATACCCGCAAAAAAGCATCCGAAGCCGTTCGGAAGTTGCTCTCTCTGCAACCTCCTAAAGCCAGGGTTATGCGGGGCAACCAGCTACTAGAGGTTTTAACCAATGAAGTGACTATTGGCGAAGTAGTAGAGGTTAGACCGGGTGAGCGGCTCCCCCTGGATGGAATGGTAGTAGAAGGAGTTGCCAGTGTAGATGAATCCAGCTTTACCGGTGAATCCGTTCCCGTAACGAAAGAAAAAGGTTCTAGCGTTATTGGTGGTACGCTTAATTTAGATGGGGCATTGCAAGTACAAGTAACTAAAAAAGGTGCCGATTCATTCTTGAGCCAGATTGTACGCTTAATGAGTCAGATTGCGGAGCGTAAACCGCCTATTGAGTTGCTGGCGGACCGGTTAATGAATTATTATGGTCCGGTAGTTTTTATCGTGGCTGGAATAGCTTTTACGGCCTGGGCTTTAGTAACCGGTAATTACAACCAGGCAACATTAGCCCTGATTACCACTATTATTATGGGTTATCCGTGTGCGTTAGGTATCACTACGCCTATGTTAGCCGCAATTGCGGGAGGAAAAGGTATTTCCATTGGCTTGCTCGTAAAAGCTAGTGAAGTGTTTCATGGTCTTTCTACTATTGATACTTTGGTATTTGATAAAACCGGTACGCTGACTTACGGACGACCTACAGTGACCGACGTAGAAACATTTGGTTTGGACCAGCAACAGGTGCTAGCCTTAGCCGCTGCGGTGGAAAAGCAATCCGAGCATCCTTTAGGGCAAGCTATTCATTTCTACGCGCAACGGGAAGGGGTAATAAATCTTACCGTGAACGGGTTCCGGGCTACACCTGGCAAAGGGGTACAAGCTACGGTGGATGGGAAAGAGGTACTGGCTGGTAAACCTTCCTTTATAGCAGAACGGGGTATTGCTTTAAACCCGGAAGTTACTGCCAGAATACAGGTTTTAAGCAGCCAAGGAAAAACAGTTACCACTTTAGCGTATGATGGGAAAGTAGTAGGCCTACTTTCTCTCCAGGATACTCCCCGTAGAGGAGCAGAGAACGTTATTGCTGTCTTACGCAAACGGGGTGTTAGAACGGTGATGCTGACCGGTGATACTCAACCAGTAGCTGAGGCCATTGGCAGAAAACTAGGTTTTGACGAAGTACGGGCAGAGTTATTACCGGCGGATAAGGTAGCTGCTATTGAATCCCTCCAGAAACAAAATAGAAAAGTGGCGATGGTGGGTGATGGGATCAACGATGCCCCGGCTTTGGCTCAGTCTGATGTAGGCATTGCTATTGGTGCTGGAACAGATGTGGCCATTGAATCAGCGGGAGTTATCTTGATTGGTGACCGCTTGGAGGATGTGGTGAATGCCCTGATATTAGGAAAAGCCAGTTACCGTACCTTAACCAGTAATGTAATGATAGCCGTTCTTTTCAATTTTGTAGGTATGGTGTTAGCTGCTTTGGGCTTGATAACCCCTTTACTAGCTATAAGCGTGATGATATTGAGCATCTTTGCTATTCTGCTTAACACCCTACGAATCCGAAACATTAAGTTGGAAAGAGCTACAGAAGCTAAACCCGAAGCATTAGCTCAGGTAGAGTTTAGTGTACCAAATATGGTTTGTGAAGGCTGTGCTGGGGCTATTTCTACTACGTTAAAAGGATTATCCGGAGTACAGGAAGTAAAACCTAAGATATCCCAGAAGCACGTATACGTAAGTTATGAGCCAGGTAAAGTCGGGCAAGAACAACTGAAGGAGGCCCTTAAAAACTCCGGGTTTACTGCTATTGAGGTTTAA
- a CDS encoding heavy-metal-associated domain-containing protein, producing the protein MKSISLFKMSALTKSFGLFSFIFMGFVLPSCGQQTNQSQPVEANAKEQVTAGLSVKTVTMPVEGMSCSACVSNVKKTVTALTGVQNVAVSLEKRQATITYAQEQISPEQISKAINDKGYKTGQAREEKKQ; encoded by the coding sequence ATGAAATCCATATCCCTTTTCAAAATGAGTGCTCTAACCAAATCTTTCGGCCTGTTTTCTTTCATTTTCATGGGCTTTGTTCTGCCTTCCTGCGGACAGCAGACAAACCAAAGCCAGCCAGTAGAAGCAAACGCGAAGGAACAAGTAACGGCGGGCTTGTCCGTTAAAACCGTAACGATGCCCGTGGAAGGCATGTCCTGTAGCGCCTGCGTTTCCAACGTGAAGAAAACGGTTACTGCCTTAACTGGTGTACAGAATGTAGCCGTTAGTCTGGAAAAAAGGCAGGCTACTATTACCTATGCCCAGGAGCAAATTTCTCCGGAGCAGATTAGCAAAGCTATCAATGACAAGGGCTATAAAACGGGTCAAGCTAGAGAAGAAAAGAAACAATAA
- a CDS encoding cytochrome c biogenesis CcdA family protein, whose amino-acid sequence MTLEDFFQSFGSSLSQGSLWALGIAVLAGMVASAVCPCTLPVGLGMAGLVSSHSESKSGRNGLWIAVAFFAGIVVNLSLLGALAGRLGAILTESFGIYWALGMALVSLLAAILAFYGPRLKENQLASLRKPGLGGAFSYGFIFSLGTSAAPLLLLLSVAATQASPVYGFLLALAFGLGRGLPFLIVGVFAGSVSRLARLTWLRRTIQAVSGFALLFVSVYYATVFVNLL is encoded by the coding sequence ATGACCCTCGAAGATTTTTTCCAGAGTTTTGGCTCCAGTCTCTCCCAAGGCTCCCTGTGGGCTTTGGGAATAGCGGTGTTGGCTGGGATGGTAGCTAGTGCTGTCTGCCCCTGTACCCTGCCGGTTGGGTTGGGAATGGCCGGTCTGGTGAGCAGCCATTCAGAAAGTAAATCTGGGCGTAACGGATTATGGATCGCGGTGGCCTTTTTTGCTGGGATTGTGGTGAATCTAAGTTTATTAGGAGCTTTAGCGGGAAGATTAGGTGCTATTCTTACCGAATCTTTTGGCATTTACTGGGCATTAGGCATGGCTCTTGTTTCTTTATTGGCGGCTATTTTAGCTTTTTACGGTCCCCGTTTGAAAGAAAACCAACTTGCTTCTTTGCGTAAACCCGGGCTTGGTGGTGCCTTCTCCTACGGTTTTATTTTTAGCTTAGGAACTTCGGCAGCACCTTTGTTACTGTTATTATCGGTAGCGGCAACACAAGCAAGTCCTGTGTATGGCTTTTTATTAGCTCTAGCATTTGGATTAGGACGTGGTTTGCCTTTCTTAATAGTAGGTGTTTTTGCCGGATCTGTTTCCCGCCTGGCTCGCTTAACTTGGTTACGTCGTACGATACAAGCTGTCAGTGGCTTTGCTTTGCTATTTGTAAGCGTTTACTATGCTACTGTTTTCGTAAATCTATTATAA
- a CDS encoding ArsR/SmtB family transcription factor, which yields MGVTKTQNFTEAQNQLATFAKVLGHPARIAILQYLLKQQTCICSNLVDELPLAQATVSQHLKELKAVGLIIGEIEGTSVCYCINEPVWEQARDMLLNLFTSSTKTPKCC from the coding sequence ATGGGCGTTACGAAAACACAAAATTTTACTGAAGCACAAAATCAGTTAGCCACCTTCGCCAAAGTACTGGGGCATCCTGCCCGGATTGCCATTTTGCAGTATTTACTCAAACAACAAACTTGCATTTGCAGTAACTTGGTGGATGAGTTACCCCTGGCTCAAGCTACTGTTTCGCAACACTTGAAAGAATTAAAAGCCGTAGGTCTAATTATAGGCGAAATCGAAGGCACTAGCGTTTGTTATTGCATTAATGAACCAGTATGGGAGCAAGCCCGAGATATGCTGCTCAACTTGTTTACTTCGTCTACGAAAACTCCTAAATGCTGTTAA
- the arsN2 gene encoding arsenic resistance N-acetyltransferase ArsN2 → MMETKNTINTIQIAKASHRAAIIDFLESLHLPTVDLPLSLDNFIIVPDKETILGSCGLELYGSIALLRSLGVATHLQGQGLGNLLYRASLDLAQEKGVAEIYLITSTAADFFLKQGFRKVERAQVPTAIQQTAQFTSVCPSSATIMHKELT, encoded by the coding sequence ATGATGGAAACCAAGAACACCATCAACACAATTCAAATAGCTAAGGCATCCCACCGAGCTGCTATCATAGACTTCTTAGAATCGCTTCATCTACCGACCGTAGATTTACCTTTATCGCTGGATAATTTTATTATTGTTCCCGATAAAGAGACGATATTAGGAAGCTGCGGTTTGGAGTTATACGGTTCCATAGCGTTACTACGGTCTTTAGGGGTTGCTACCCACTTACAAGGACAAGGTTTAGGTAATTTACTTTATCGGGCTTCTCTGGATCTGGCACAAGAAAAAGGTGTTGCAGAAATATATCTGATTACTTCTACGGCGGCCGATTTCTTCTTAAAACAAGGCTTTAGGAAAGTAGAACGGGCGCAGGTGCCAACGGCGATACAACAAACTGCCCAATTTACTTCAGTGTGCCCTTCTTCGGCTACCATTATGCACAAGGAATTAACTTAA